A portion of the Candidatus Neomarinimicrobiota bacterium genome contains these proteins:
- the lepB gene encoding signal peptidase I → MKESTVTKIVREIKSLFIIILIALSLRATVIEAYIVPTGSMENTIMTGDFLIGNKFVYGMRTPDWIGIPYTEIGAYVPWTRFPEFRQPRRGDVVIFKYPRDDFQKYVKRCIAEPGQTIEVREKSVWIDGEEFELPQNGKFVDRNVLSPDFRQPGIFMRGESNRDNLGPITMPKGGDIINIDEETNWDYLLPIMIMDGHEVTVEGEGLDRRYRFTMRDPNDVARRYMSGLGSKIFSMFSRKPYGSRKVERLYGRYYSNVNQNGEFLNVWNFHFTNEASKYLTIDGRPLSELGSYTVKQNYYWMMGDNRDDSADSRYWGFVPHDLILGEALFVYMSWDFKGGGPRFSRVGTIIR, encoded by the coding sequence ATGAAGGAATCAACGGTTACAAAGATAGTGAGGGAGATCAAGTCTCTCTTCATAATTATTCTGATTGCCCTTTCTCTGCGAGCCACCGTCATCGAAGCCTATATCGTTCCTACCGGCTCTATGGAGAATACCATCATGACGGGTGATTTCCTTATCGGCAATAAATTTGTCTACGGTATGAGGACGCCGGACTGGATCGGAATTCCTTACACAGAAATTGGTGCTTATGTGCCGTGGACACGGTTCCCGGAGTTCAGACAGCCGAGGCGAGGTGATGTTGTCATTTTCAAGTATCCCCGTGACGATTTCCAGAAATACGTCAAGCGGTGCATTGCCGAGCCGGGACAGACTATCGAGGTACGTGAGAAGAGTGTCTGGATTGATGGAGAAGAATTTGAACTTCCGCAAAACGGCAAGTTTGTAGATAGAAATGTTCTGTCACCAGATTTCAGACAGCCGGGGATCTTTATGCGCGGTGAATCAAACCGGGACAATCTCGGTCCCATCACTATGCCGAAAGGTGGCGACATAATAAACATTGATGAAGAGACCAACTGGGACTATCTCCTGCCTATTATGATCATGGATGGACACGAAGTGACGGTTGAGGGTGAAGGTCTGGACAGGCGCTACAGGTTTACGATGCGCGATCCTAACGATGTGGCACGACGCTACATGTCCGGATTGGGTAGCAAGATTTTCAGCATGTTTTCGCGCAAACCGTACGGATCACGTAAGGTGGAACGGCTTTACGGAAGATACTATTCAAATGTCAATCAGAATGGGGAATTCCTCAATGTGTGGAACTTTCACTTTACTAATGAAGCTAGCAAGTATCTTACTATCGACGGTAGACCGCTGAGTGAGCTCGGCAGCTACACCGTGAAGCAGAACTACTACTGGATGATGGGAGATAACCGCGACGACAGTGCCGATTCCCGCTATTGGGGATTCGTCCCGCATGATCTGATTCTTGGGGAAGCTCTCTTCGTCTATATGTCCTGGGACTTCAAAGGAGGGGGTCCCAGATTCAGCCGTGTCGGTACAATCATACGCTGA
- a CDS encoding ribonuclease HII: protein MIGSKLIAGVDEAGRGPLAGPVVAAAVILPNGLTIDGVRDSKKVAEKKRERLHNEIMDKSVAVGIGIIHEDEIDRENILDSTRRAMRIALGQLSPAPHEALIDGYALPDQVVKNRGIIDGDEKVHIISAASIIAKVTRDRMMRNYDIIFPEYGFAQHKGYGTRQHLQQLREYLACSVHRKSFRPVKDHMPRLSDLKKNRRLGQWGERLAAQHLVRKGYDIIEMNFNAAPHGEIDIVARNREMIVFVEVKTASQEKLGRPEDQVDETKIEKLANAMEVFISENDNIEESRFDMMTVRFGKGRPSVRHYEDCLN, encoded by the coding sequence GTGATTGGATCCAAATTGATAGCAGGTGTTGACGAAGCCGGTCGCGGGCCTCTCGCCGGCCCCGTGGTGGCGGCAGCGGTCATCCTTCCAAATGGACTCACCATCGATGGCGTACGGGATTCCAAGAAGGTCGCCGAGAAGAAGAGGGAAAGGCTACACAATGAAATAATGGATAAGTCTGTTGCCGTCGGTATCGGGATCATCCATGAGGATGAGATTGACCGTGAGAATATACTGGATTCAACACGACGGGCCATGCGCATCGCTTTGGGACAACTTTCGCCAGCGCCTCATGAAGCACTCATCGACGGCTATGCTCTTCCGGATCAAGTGGTGAAGAATCGGGGGATCATTGATGGGGATGAAAAAGTTCATATTATAAGTGCGGCATCCATTATCGCGAAGGTGACGAGAGACCGAATGATGCGGAACTATGATATCATCTTTCCCGAGTATGGCTTTGCCCAGCACAAAGGGTACGGCACCAGACAACATCTGCAGCAATTGAGAGAGTACCTCGCGTGTTCAGTTCACAGAAAATCGTTCCGCCCCGTGAAGGATCACATGCCGAGGTTGAGTGATTTGAAGAAGAATCGCAGACTGGGTCAGTGGGGAGAGCGTTTGGCTGCCCAGCATCTGGTGCGCAAGGGGTATGACATTATTGAGATGAATTTTAACGCAGCACCGCATGGAGAAATCGATATCGTTGCCCGGAACAGAGAAATGATTGTATTCGTAGAAGTGAAGACAGCATCTCAGGAGAAGCTGGGCCGACCCGAAGATCAGGTAGATGAAACCAAGATTGAGAAACTGGCCAACGCCATGGAGGTATTCATCTCTGAAAATGATAACATTGAAGAGAGCCGTTTTGATATGATGACCGTACGATTCGGCAAGGGGCGTCCATCCGTGCGGCATTATGAGGATTGTCTCAACTAG
- a CDS encoding PorV/PorQ family protein, with protein sequence MILMLGTVMWGQEFSKAGTSAAQFLKFPVDARTAALAGSHAGLYGDVASLHWNPAGIAALKQTSMALTYSDLYFGIRHSFFGIVMPLPRNGAVGVSAIILDSGEIEQTTVSQPEGTGALFHVRNYAFGFSFARYMTGWLMLGGTIKYVREDVWNESAQAVAFDIGSVLETGVLGMKLGMSISNFGTDMKLGGDDLKFPLETEAFTIERGAELKTEPWPLPWRFQVGVAVDVIGGTSQIAQHETHRLTVLGQYNEFNDVGAQSNFGMEYEWNNILSARLGYFNKYDAPKLSYGLGVAFNVDKRRLNLDFALVDNDRLGFVQLFSLEMAF encoded by the coding sequence ATGATCCTAATGCTGGGTACTGTTATGTGGGGACAGGAGTTTTCCAAAGCGGGAACATCTGCCGCCCAGTTCCTCAAGTTTCCGGTTGACGCCCGCACCGCGGCCCTCGCGGGCAGTCACGCCGGTCTCTATGGTGATGTTGCTTCACTACACTGGAATCCCGCCGGCATCGCCGCTCTGAAACAGACTTCCATGGCGCTGACTTATTCTGACCTTTATTTCGGGATCAGACATTCCTTTTTTGGTATAGTCATGCCGCTGCCGCGGAATGGTGCTGTAGGGGTAAGTGCCATCATACTCGATTCGGGCGAGATTGAACAGACTACCGTCTCTCAGCCTGAAGGGACGGGTGCCCTGTTCCACGTGCGCAACTATGCATTCGGTTTCAGCTTTGCACGCTACATGACAGGATGGCTTATGCTGGGCGGAACGATCAAGTATGTGCGGGAAGATGTCTGGAATGAAAGTGCACAGGCGGTAGCGTTCGATATCGGGTCCGTTCTGGAAACGGGTGTACTGGGAATGAAACTCGGTATGAGTATTTCGAACTTCGGTACAGATATGAAACTGGGAGGTGACGATCTGAAATTTCCGCTGGAAACAGAAGCTTTCACTATTGAACGGGGAGCTGAATTGAAGACGGAACCTTGGCCCCTTCCGTGGCGCTTCCAGGTGGGCGTGGCTGTGGATGTGATAGGAGGTACCAGCCAGATCGCACAGCACGAAACACATCGTCTTACGGTGCTAGGACAGTACAATGAGTTCAACGATGTGGGAGCGCAAAGTAATTTTGGCATGGAATATGAGTGGAATAATATCCTCTCAGCCCGGCTCGGCTATTTCAACAAATACGATGCACCAAAACTCTCCTATGGACTGGGAGTTGCCTTCAATGTGGATAAGCGGCGCCTTAACCTTGACTTTGCCCTGGTTGATAACGACAGGCTCGGTTTTGTGCAGTTGTTCTCACTGGAGATGGCGTTTTAG